One Oryza glaberrima chromosome 10, OglaRS2, whole genome shotgun sequence DNA segment encodes these proteins:
- the LOC127786174 gene encoding probable glutathione S-transferase GSTU6 gives MAGGGDELKLLGMWASPFALRAKLALSFKGLSYDYVEEDLKNKSELLLSSNPVHKKVPVLIHNGKPVCESQVIVQYIDEAFPDAGVPLLPSDPYDRAVARFWAAYIDDKLLKSWLQASMCKTEQEKAAAMKETFAAVANLEAAFKECSKGKPFFGGDAVGYVDVTLGAVIGFVRVGEALHGMRLFDASRSPLLDAWLDRFAALDAAKAVLPDTGRLAEYAKMKQAEWAAAATN, from the exons ATGGCCGGTGGAGGAGATGAGCTGAAGCTGCTGGGGATGTGGGCGAGCCCGTTCGCGCTGCGAGCGAAGCTCGCGCTCAGCTTCAAGGGCCTGAGCTACGACTACGTCGAGGAGGATCTCAAGAACAAGAGCGAGCTGCTTCTCAGCTCCAACCCGGTGCACAAGAAGGTACCCGTGCTCATCCACAACGGCAAGCCCGTCTGCGAGTCGCAGGTCATCGTGCAGTACATCGACGAGGCGTTCCCCGACGCCGGCGTTCCTCTCCTCCCATCCGACCCCTACGACCGTGCCGTCGCTCGCTTCTGGGCCGCCTACATCGACGACAAG CTGTTGAAGTCGTGGCTGCAGGCGTCGATGTGCAAGACGGAgcaggagaaggcggcggcgatgaaggagacgttcgcggcggtggcgaaccTGGAGGCGGCGTTCAAGGAGTGCTCCAAGGGGAAGCCCTTcttcggcggcgacgccgtcgggTACGTGGACGTCACGCTCGGCGCCGTGATCGGGTTTGTGCGCGTCGGTGAAGCCCTGCACGGGATGAGGCTGTTCGATGCGAGCCGGAGCCCGCTCCTTGACGCGTGGCTGGACCGCTTCGCCGCGCTGGACGCTGCCAAGGCGGTGTTGCCGGACACCGGCAGGCTGGCCGAGTACGCCAAGATGAAGCAGGCAGAGTGGGCAGCAGCTGCCACCAACTGA
- the LOC127786170 gene encoding probable glutathione S-transferase GSTU6 isoform X1, giving the protein MKLTGYPPSDKHIYSIFLRSSSSTTKHKPKHHLTTSKLRIPRDRATVQPEINQRMAGEGDDQLKLLGLWVSPYTHRVKLALSFKGLSYEYVEEDLSNKSELLLSTNPVHKKVPVLIHNGKPICESKVIVQYLDEEFPNSGVSLLPSDPYDRAIARFWAAYINDKSSMGKTEEERAEALKQTLEAVSNLETAFKECSKGKPFFGGDTVGYLDVSLGAMIGWMRAGEALHGRRTFDATRSPLLNAWMERFAALDAAKAAMPDNNKLVEFVRVRRAAAANN; this is encoded by the exons ATGAAGCTTACTGGTTACCCTCCATCagacaaacatatatattcGATCTTTCTCCGGTCAAGTTCTAGCACAACAAAACACAAGCCAAAACACCATTTAACCACCTCCAAGCTTCGCATTCCAAGAGACCGAGCGACTGTTCAGCCAGAGATTAATCAGAGAATGGCTGGAGAAGGAGATGATCAACTGAAGCTTCTCGGATTGTGGGTGAGCCCATACACTCACCGAGTGAAGCTTGCACTCAGCTTCAAGGGCCTGAGCTACGAGTACGTCGAGGAGGACCTCAGCAACAAGAGCGAGCTGCTTCTCAGCACCAACCCGGTGCACAAGAAGGTGCCCGTGCTCATCCACAACGGCAAGCCCATCTGCGAGTCGAAGGTCATCGTGCAGTACCTCGACGAGGAGTTCCCCAACTCCGGCGTCTCGCTCCTCCCATCTGACCCCTACGATCGCGCCATTGCTCGTTTCTGGGCTGCCTACATCAACGACAAG TCGTCGATGGgcaagacggaggaggagagggcggaGGCGCTGAAGCAGACGTTGGAGGCGGTGTCGAACCTGGAGACGGCGTTCAAGGAGTGCTCCAAGGGGAAGCCCTTCTTCGGCGGCGACACCGTCGGGTACCTGGACGTGTCGCTCGGCGCCATGATCGGATGGATGCGCGCCGGCGAGGCTCTGCACGGGAGGAGGACCTTCGATGCCACTAGAAGCCCTCTCCTGAACGCGTGGATGGAGCGCTTCGCCGCGCTGGACGCCGCCAAGGCCGCCATGCCGGACAACAACAAGCTGGTCGAGTTCGTCAGGGTGAGGCGGGCTGCCGCTGCGAACAACTGA
- the LOC127786170 gene encoding probable glutathione S-transferase GSTU6 isoform X2, translated as MAGEGDDQLKLLGLWVSPYTHRVKLALSFKGLSYEYVEEDLSNKSELLLSTNPVHKKVPVLIHNGKPICESKVIVQYLDEEFPNSGVSLLPSDPYDRAIARFWAAYINDKLMPSWLQSSMGKTEEERAEALKQTLEAVSNLETAFKECSKGKPFFGGDTVGYLDVSLGAMIGWMRAGEALHGRRTFDATRSPLLNAWMERFAALDAAKAAMPDNNKLVEFVRVRRAAAANN; from the exons ATGGCTGGAGAAGGAGATGATCAACTGAAGCTTCTCGGATTGTGGGTGAGCCCATACACTCACCGAGTGAAGCTTGCACTCAGCTTCAAGGGCCTGAGCTACGAGTACGTCGAGGAGGACCTCAGCAACAAGAGCGAGCTGCTTCTCAGCACCAACCCGGTGCACAAGAAGGTGCCCGTGCTCATCCACAACGGCAAGCCCATCTGCGAGTCGAAGGTCATCGTGCAGTACCTCGACGAGGAGTTCCCCAACTCCGGCGTCTCGCTCCTCCCATCTGACCCCTACGATCGCGCCATTGCTCGTTTCTGGGCTGCCTACATCAACGACAAG CTGATGCCGTCGTGGCTGCAGTCGTCGATGGgcaagacggaggaggagagggcggaGGCGCTGAAGCAGACGTTGGAGGCGGTGTCGAACCTGGAGACGGCGTTCAAGGAGTGCTCCAAGGGGAAGCCCTTCTTCGGCGGCGACACCGTCGGGTACCTGGACGTGTCGCTCGGCGCCATGATCGGATGGATGCGCGCCGGCGAGGCTCTGCACGGGAGGAGGACCTTCGATGCCACTAGAAGCCCTCTCCTGAACGCGTGGATGGAGCGCTTCGCCGCGCTGGACGCCGCCAAGGCCGCCATGCCGGACAACAACAAGCTGGTCGAGTTCGTCAGGGTGAGGCGGGCTGCCGCTGCGAACAACTGA
- the LOC127785946 gene encoding uncharacterized protein LOC127785946, producing the protein MAAGGGGGDELKLLGLWASPYVLRAKFALSFKGLSYENVEEDLHNKSELLLSSNPVHKKVPVLIHNGKPICESQIIVEYVDEAFPDAGVSLLPSDPYDRAVARFWAAYINDKFMPAWQKASLGLTEEEKAEAVKQMLAAIENLETAFKELSRGKPFFGGDTAGYLDVTLGTVVGWARAGEVLFGRKLFDATRSPLLAAWMERFVALDAVKAVLPDNAELIEYGKMRMAHYAKLAAALAAANKKRNTHTHKHRHIVSIGGTGEMAGAGRDELKLLGMWASPYVSRAKLALQLKGVSYEYIEEDLGNKSDLFLRSNPVHKTVPVLIHNGNPICESSIIVQYIDESFPSSAASLLPADPYDRTVARFWAAYIDDKLAAPWRMVYRVKTEEERDELMKQTLAAVDVLEGGLKECSKGKGCFFGGDSVGYVDVVLGGLVSWVHASDKLSGAKLFDAAKAPLLAAWLGRFGELDAAKAVLQDVDKVVEYTKKFQPRDSGTAADRQAVN; encoded by the exons atggccgccggaggaggaggaggagacgagctGAAGCTGCTCGGATTGTGGGCGAGCCCGTACGTCCTGCGAGCGAAATTCGCGCTCAGCTTCAAGGGCCTGAGCTACGAGAACGTCGAGGAGGACCTCCACAACAAGAGCGAGCTGCTCCTGAGCTCCAACCCGGTGCACAAGAAGGTGCCCGTGCTCATCCACAATGGCAAGCCCATCTGCGAGTCGCAGATCATCGTGGAGTACGTCGACGAGGCGTTCCCTGACGCCGGCGtgtccctcctcccctccgacCCTTACGACCGCGCCGTCGCGCGCTTCTGGGCCGCCTACATCAATGACAAG TTCATGCCGGCGTGGCAGAAGGCGTCGTTGGGCCtcacggaggaggagaaggcggaggcggtgaaGCAGATGCTCGCCGCGATCGAGAACCTGGAGACGGCGTTCAAGGAGTTGTCCAGGGGGAAGCCCTTCTTCGGCGGCGACACCGCCGGGTACCTCGACGTCACGCTCGGCACCGTGGTCGGCTgggcgcgcgccggcgaggtcctGTTCGGGAGGAAGCTCTTCGACGCCACTAGGAGCCCTCTCCTGGCGGCGTGGATGGAGCGGTTCGTCGCGCTGGACGCTGTCAAGGCGGTGTTGCCGGACAATGCCGAGCTGATCGAGTATGGCAAGATGAGGATGGCGCACTACGCCAAGCTTGCTGCCGCCTTGGCTGCTGCGAACAAGAA ACGcaacacacatacacacaaaCATCGACACATCGTGTCCATCGGAGGCACAGGAGAGATGGCCGGCGCCGGACGCGACGAGCTGAAGCTGCTCGGCATGTGGGCGAGCCCGTATGTCAGCAGAGCCAAGCTCGCGCTCCAACTCAAGGGCGTGAGCTACGAGTACATCGAGGAGGATCTCGGCAACAAGAGCGACCTCTTCCTCCGCTCCAACCCGGTGCACAAGACGGTGCCGGTGCTCATCCACAACGGCAACCCCATCTGCGAGTCGAGCATCATCGTGCAGTACATCGACGAGtccttcccctcctccgccgcctccctcctccccgccgaccCCTACGACCGCACCGTCGCTCGCTTCTGGGCCGCCTACATCGACGACAAG CTAGCGGCGCCGTGGAGAATGGTGTACAGGGtgaagacggaggaggagagggacgaGCTCATGAAGCAGACGCTCGCGGCGGTGGACGTGCTGGAGGGAGGACTGAAGGAGTGCTCCAAGGGGAAGGGGTGCTTCTTCGGCGGCGACAGCGTCGGCTACGTCGACGTCGTGCTGGGTGGCCTCGTGTCGTGGGTGCACGCCAGCGACAAGCTCTCCGGCGCCAAGCTCTTCGACGCCGCCAAGGCGCCGCTGCTGGCGGCGTGGCTGGGGCGCTTCGGCGAGCTGGATGCCGCCAAGGCCGTCCTGCAGGACGTCGACAAGGTGGTCGAGTACACCAAGAAGTTCCAGCCAAGGGATTCCGGCACGGCTGCAGATCGACAAGCAGTAAACTAG
- the LOC127753452 gene encoding probable glutathione S-transferase GSTU6, whose amino-acid sequence MAGGGGAGELKLLGHWASAYVTRVKLALHLKGVSYEYVEEDLRNKSDLLLASNPVHKTVPVLIHNGNPIRESQIIMQYIDEAFSGAGDSLLPADPHERAVARFWAAYIEDKLVAPWEKVFRAKTEEERAAWMKQMFVAVEALEGGLKECSKGKGCFFGGDSVGYVDVVLGGAVSFVHANDVITGGKLFDAAKTPLLAEWLRRFGELDAAKAVLQDVDRAVEYTKVLYARNAATTAANN is encoded by the exons atggcaggaggaggaggagcaggcgaGCTCAAGCTGCTCGGACACTGGGCGAGCGCCTACGTCACCAGAGTGAAGCTCGCGCTCCACCTCAAGGGCGTGAGCTACGAGTACGTCGAGGAGGATCTCCGCAACAAgagcgacctcctcctcgcctccaacCCGGTGCACAAGACGGTGCCCGTGCTCATCCACAACGGCAACCCCATCCGCGAGTCGCAGATCATCATGCAGTACATCGACGAggccttctccggcgccggcgactccctcctccccgccgaccCCCACGAACGCGCCGTCGCTCGCTTCTGGGCCGCCTATATCGAAGACAAG CTGGTGGCGCCATGGGAGAAGGTGTTCAGGGccaagacggaggaggagagggccgcGTGGATGAAGCAGATGTTCGTCGCGGTGGAAGCTCTCGAGGGAGGCCTGAAGGAGTGCTCCAAGGGGAAGGGATGCTTCTTCGGCGGCGACAGCGTCGGCTACGTCGACGTCGTGCTGGGGGGTGCCGTCTCCTTCGTGCACGCCAACGACGTGATCACCGGTGGAAAGCTCTTCGACGCGGCGAAGACGCCGCTGCTGGCGGAGTGGTTGAGGCGCTtcggcgagctcgacgccgCCAAGGCGGTACTGCAGGACGTCGACAGGGCAGTGGAGTATACCAAGGTGCTGTACGCACGGAATGCCGCCACTACCGCCGCAAACAACTGA
- the LOC127753453 gene encoding probable glutathione S-transferase GSTU6 isoform X2: protein MAGHDELKLLGHWSSAYVTRVKLALHLKGVSYEYVEEDLRNKSDLLLASNPVHKTVPVLIHNGNPIRESQIIVQYIDEVFSGAGDSILPADPYERAVARFWAAYIDDKLLAPWKKVFRAKTEEERAAWMKQMFVAVDVLEGGLKECSKGKGCFFGGDSVGYVDVVLGGAVSFVHANDMITGGKLFDAARTPLLAAWLERFGELDAAKAVLQDVDRAVEHTKVRYARNAATAAND from the exons ATGGCCGGACACGACGAGCTGAAGCTGCTCGGCCACTGGTCGAGCGCCTACGTCACCAGAGTGAAGCTCGCGCTCCACCTCAAGGGCGTGAGCTACGAGTACGTCGAGGAGGATCTCCGCAACAAGAGCGACCTCTTGCTCGCCTCCAACCCGGTGCACAAGACGGTGCCCGTGCTCATCCACAACGGGAACCCCATCCGCGAGTCGCAGATCATCGTGCAGTACATCGACGAggtcttctccggcgccggcgactccATCCTCCCCGCCGACCCATATGAACGCGCCGTTGCTCGCTTCTGGGCCGCATACATCGACGACAAG CTACTGGCGCCATGGAAGAAGGTATTCAGGGccaagacggaggaggagagggccgcGTGGATGAAGCAGATGTTCGTCGCGGTGGACGTTCTGGAGGGAGGCCTGAAGGAGTGCTCCAAGGGGAAGGGATGCTTCTTCGGCGGCGACAGCGTCGGGTACGTCGACGTCGTGCTGGGGGGTGCCGTCTCCTTCGTGCACGCCAACGACATGATCACCGGTGGAAAGCTCTTCGACGCTGCGAGGACGCCGCTGCTGGCGGCGTGGTTGGAGCGCTtcggcgagctcgacgccgCCAAGGCGGTGCTGCAGGACGTCGACAGGGCGGTGGAGCACACCAAGGTGCGGTACGCACGgaatgccgccaccgccgcaaaCGACTGA
- the LOC127753453 gene encoding probable glutathione S-transferase GSTU6 isoform X1 codes for MAGHDELKLLGHWSSAYVTRVKLALHLKGVSYEYVEEDLRNKSDLLLASNPVHKTVPVLIHNGNPIRESQIIVQYIDEVFSGAGDSILPADPYERAVARFWAAYIDDKCVQLLAPWKKVFRAKTEEERAAWMKQMFVAVDVLEGGLKECSKGKGCFFGGDSVGYVDVVLGGAVSFVHANDMITGGKLFDAARTPLLAAWLERFGELDAAKAVLQDVDRAVEHTKVRYARNAATAAND; via the exons ATGGCCGGACACGACGAGCTGAAGCTGCTCGGCCACTGGTCGAGCGCCTACGTCACCAGAGTGAAGCTCGCGCTCCACCTCAAGGGCGTGAGCTACGAGTACGTCGAGGAGGATCTCCGCAACAAGAGCGACCTCTTGCTCGCCTCCAACCCGGTGCACAAGACGGTGCCCGTGCTCATCCACAACGGGAACCCCATCCGCGAGTCGCAGATCATCGTGCAGTACATCGACGAggtcttctccggcgccggcgactccATCCTCCCCGCCGACCCATATGAACGCGCCGTTGCTCGCTTCTGGGCCGCATACATCGACGACAAG TGCGTGCAGCTACTGGCGCCATGGAAGAAGGTATTCAGGGccaagacggaggaggagagggccgcGTGGATGAAGCAGATGTTCGTCGCGGTGGACGTTCTGGAGGGAGGCCTGAAGGAGTGCTCCAAGGGGAAGGGATGCTTCTTCGGCGGCGACAGCGTCGGGTACGTCGACGTCGTGCTGGGGGGTGCCGTCTCCTTCGTGCACGCCAACGACATGATCACCGGTGGAAAGCTCTTCGACGCTGCGAGGACGCCGCTGCTGGCGGCGTGGTTGGAGCGCTtcggcgagctcgacgccgCCAAGGCGGTGCTGCAGGACGTCGACAGGGCGGTGGAGCACACCAAGGTGCGGTACGCACGgaatgccgccaccgccgcaaaCGACTGA